One genomic window of Pocillopora verrucosa isolate sample1 chromosome 8, ASM3666991v2, whole genome shotgun sequence includes the following:
- the LOC131769128 gene encoding uncharacterized protein — protein sequence MSEYHDMEENNHFFNDSSLEASKEIPRTLFSPIIQVSEDDEERNKAAEFSNKNNLEVPAVLLSPCARTSRSEQSLIRRNSKEFLAPPSLQNVPMTSFRPRKLLLSVPSSPSTSEFSLDNDASVCQDHTAKNESIHHADSNSRLSCKSADEVPLACSCSVQDISVELARDSSASLNRSGEILTKLNEGGVCLPVTRSTPNLHRNKSTCCGHPSKQLCCLIATNYTPMSTPSSEGLSFEFSNQILNEEVTDKDTLADEIVSPVVCDTFINRNESENDLNRLSTTRPKRSSSVGTQSCTTPQNVPVPMSGSTCKQLSTPNLRLYSNPLAVPAPREWRSSAKSVASVGDRLKVEQSGERLKNLSSARLKKKSSTFLHPDMAHFSDSNHSSEGSSKSLLQDRPSEVSYLKRKKYSDQKFTHASCSINSSTSSAFAESSGRSETSIMKSFLSLISPSKFLSKFHSSSKHSIRSTNSHSSRRKRPEIDFPDDDKIVVLNVSGRRFQIRDYFLSIYPNTLLGSKARNIFYDKIKNEFFFDRDPDTFRYIWNFYHSGQLHCPRDDCVQSFLDEVAFFGLDISMLCECCWFETFEAAYERLNKRREEQEAKDKEAAKAVHSIDPNASFREKVWLTLKEPSISLYAKIFYLISVTAIVISVVANTTETIACKGTIRICKEENENTYFYIDTVCVGFFTFEFVSRLLTCPSRLKFIINLMSIVDLLAILPYYIDLILNALSFDAQLGMNALVVLRVLRILRIFKLLRHSKRLKQLIQSMKDSATELGLIGFLYMVMVILVSSIIYFAEYSEDTQFSSIPEAMWYAVITSTTAGYGDIIPVTLAGRLVGSACCLFGVLVIALPVPILQFK from the exons ATGAGTGAGTATCATGATATGGAGGAAAACAATCATTTCTTCAACGATTCTTCGTTAGAAGCCTCTAAAGAAATACCGCGTACACTATTCTCGCCCATAATTCAAGTTTCAGAAGACGACGAAGAACGTAACAAAGCCGctgaattttcaaacaaaaataatcttGAAGTGCCAGCTGTTTTATTGTCACCTTGTGCGCGAACAAGCAGGTCTGAACAAAGTTTGATAAGAAGAAATTCGAAAGAGTTTCTCGCTCCGCCATCATTACAAAATGTCCCTATGACTTCATTTAGGCCTAGGAAATTATTGCTCTCTGTTCCTTCATCTCCATCAACTTCTGAGTTTTCACTTGACAACGACGCAAGTGTCTGCCAAGACCATACGGCAAAAAACGAGAGTATTCATCATGCTGATTCAAACAGCCGACTGTCTTGTAAAAGTGCTGACGAAGTACCTCTCGCCTGCTCTTGTAGCGTTCAAGACATATCCGTGGAATTAGCGCGAGATTCTTCAGCTTCTTTGAACAGATCGGGAGAAATTTTGACTAAGCTGAACGAAGGCGGTGTTTGTTTACCTGTTACCCGTTCCACACCGAACTTACATCGGAACAAATCAACCTGTTGCGGGCATCCGTCCAAACAACTTTGTTGTTTAATAGCCACAAATTACACACCTATGTCAACACCAAGTTCAGAAGGTTTATCTTTCgaattttcaaaccaaattcTCAACGAGGAAGTCACAGACAAAGACACTCTGGCTGACGAAATCGTCTCTCCAGTGGTGTGCGACACATTCATAAACAGAAACGAATCGGAAAATGACTTGAATCGTCTTTCGACAACCAGACCGAAGAGATCCTCGAGCGTGGGTACACAAAGCTGCACTACACCACAAAACGTCCCAGTTCCAATGAGTGGATCTACTTGTAAACAACTATCGACCCCTAATTTAAGGCTCTACAGCAATCCCCTTGCAGTTCCAGCGCCTCGAGAATGGAGATCAAGTGCAAAGTCTGTTGCTTCAGTGGGGGATAGGTTGAAAGTTGAACAGTCAGGCGAAAGATTAAAAAACCTCTCGAGCGCCAGGTTGAAGAAAAAGTCATCAACGTTTCTTCATCCAGACATGGCCCATTTTTCCGACTCAAATCATTCTTCAGAGGGAAGTTCAAAATCTCTATTGCAAGATCGTCCTTCCGAAGTTTCCtatcttaaaaggaaaaaatattcagaTCAGAAATTTACGCATGCATCGTGTAGCATCAACAGTTCTACATCTTCAGCATTTGCGGAATCTTCTGGTAGAAGCGAAACGTCcataatgaaaagttttttgtCGCTAATATCTCCATCGAAATTTCTCTCCAAGTTCCACAGCTCCTCAAAACATAGCATCCGCAGTACGAATTCGCATTCGTCTCGTCGTAAACGACCAGAAATTGATTTCCCCGACGACGACAAAATTGTTGTTCTGAATGTGAGTGGCAGACGTTTCCAAATTCgagattattttctttccatctaTCCAAACACATTGCTGGGAAGTAaagcaagaaatattttttatgataaGATCAAGAACGAATTCTTTTTTGACCGCGATCCAGACACCTTTCGCTACATTTGGAACTTTTATCACTCTGGACAGCTCCATTGTCCGCGAGATGATTGCGTCCAATCTTTCTTAGACGAAGTGGCGTTTTTCGGGTTGGACATTAGTATGCTTTGTGAGTGCTGCTGGTTCGAGACGTTTGAAGCAGCTTACGAAAGATTAAATAAGAGACGAGAGGAACAAGAAGCTAAGGATAAAGAGGCCGCAAAGGCTGTCCATAGCATTGATCCAAACGCCTCCTTTAGAGAAAAGGTTTGGCTTACACTTAAAGAACCGTCTATTTCTTTATATGCGAAGATTTTTTATCTGATAAGTGTCACCGCAATTGTGATCAGCGTGGTGGCAAACACGACTGAAACAATCGCGTGTAAAGGAACGATACGAATTTGCAAAGAGGAAAACGAGAACACTTATTTCTATATTGATACAGTCTGTGTAGGTTTCTTTACGTTCGAGTTTGTCTCGCGGTTGTTAACTTGTCCAAGCCGTCTTAAATTTATCATCAACCTCATGAGTATCGTGGATCTGCTCGCAATTCTGCCGTATTACATTGACTTGATCTTAAACGCTCTGTCGTTTGACGCCCAACTCGGCATGAATGCTCTAGTGGTGTTACGAGTTTTAAGGATACTTCGCATCTTCAAACTACTGCGCCATTCTAAGAGATTAAAACAGTTGATCCAAAGCATGAAGGATTCTGCCACTGAGTTAGGCCTGATAGGATTCCTGTATATGGTCATGGTTATTTTAGTTTCGAGTATCATCTATTTCGCCGAATATTCCGAGGACACACAGTTTTCCAGCATTCCCGAAGCCATGTGGTACGCAGTGATCACATCAACTACAGCAGG TTATGGTGATATCATACCCGTGACACTAGCTGGTCGGCTGGTGGGAAGCGCCTGTTGTCTGTTTGGAGTGCTTGTCATTGCTTTACCTGTACCCATTCTGCAGTTCAAG TGA